A genomic stretch from Canis lupus baileyi chromosome 3, mCanLup2.hap1, whole genome shotgun sequence includes:
- the LOC140630931 gene encoding large ribosomal subunit protein eL39-like, whose protein sequence is MSSHKTFRIKRFLARKQKQNRPIPQWIRMKTGNKIRYNSKRRHWRRTKLGL, encoded by the coding sequence ATGTCTTCTCACAAGACTTTCAGAATCAAGCGATTCCTGgccaggaaacaaaagcagaatcgtCCTATTCCCCAGTGGATTCGgatgaaaactggtaataaaatcagGTACAATTCCAAGAGGAGACACTGGAGAAGAACCAAACTGGGTCTGTGA